CCGACTGGACCGTGACGCCGGGTGCGTGGCGCGGTGACGTCGACGTCGACTGCGGGCTCGCCGGCACCGTGATGCGGTTCGTGCCGGCCCTCGCCGCACTGTCCTCCGGCCCGGTCCGCTTCGACGGCGACCCGCACGCCCGGACGCGGCCGATGGGCGCGGTGCTCGGCGGTCTGCGCGACCTCGGGGTCGACGTCGACGACGACCGACGCGGGACGCTGCCGTTCGTCGTCCACGGCACAGGTGCGGTCAAGGGCGGCTCGGTCACGATCGACGCGTCGTCCTCGAGCCAGTTCGTGTCCGCCCTCCTGCTGGCCGCTCCGGCGTACGACGAGGGCGTGGACGTGCGCCACGAGGGCGGACCGCTGCCGTCGCTGCCCCACATCGACATGACGGTCGCGTGCCTGCGCGAGCGTGGCGTCGAGGTCGACGACAGCGAGCCTGCCCGGTGGCGCGTCGCGCCCGGTCCGGTGACCGCGCTCGACACCGTCATCGAGCCCGACCTGTCGAACGCCGGACCGTTCCTGGCGCTCGCGGCCGCGACCCGCGGGTCGGTGCTGGTGCGCGACTGGCCGGCCACGACGACCCAGGCCGGCGACGCCTGGCGCGACCTCCTCGTGCAGCTCGGTGCCGAGGTGAGCGTCGAGGCCGACGGCCTGCGCGTGACGGGTCGCGAGCTGCACGGCATCGATGTGAACCTGCACGACGTCGGTGAGCTGACCCCGGTGGTCGCCGCGCTCTGCGCATTGGCGGACTCCCCCTCGGTGCTGCGCGGGGTGGCCCACATCCGCGGTCACGAGACCGATCGGCTCAAGGCGCTGGCCACCGAGATCAACCGCCTCGGGGGCGAGGTCACCGAGACCGACGACGGCCTGCGGATCCGGCCTGCTCGGCTGCACGGGGGCACGTTCCGCACGTACGCCGACCACCGCATGGCGCATGCCGCGGTCGTGCTCGGCGCCGCCGTCCCCGACGTACGGGTCGAGGACATCGCGACCACCAGCAAGACCTTCCCGGACTTCGCCGGGACGTGGGCGGGCATGTTCGCGTGAGCCCGCGGTTCGACGCCCACGACCCGGAGAGCTACGAGCGCCCGCGTCGCCGTACGCGCCCCCGCACCAAGGACCGGCCCAGCTACGACGACGCCGTGCCGGCGCGGGTGACCACCGTCGACCGCGGCCGCTACACGTGCCTGCTCGACGACGGCACGGTTGTCACCGCGATGAAGGCCCGCCCGTTGGGCCGCAAGGCCGTCGTCGTCGGTGACCGCGTTCGCCTGGTCGCGGACACCACCGGGGCCGAGGGCACACTGGCGCGCATCGCGTTGGTCGACGAGCGCACCACCGTCCTGCGCCGCAGCGCGGACGACGACGACCCCGTTGAGCGGGTGATCGTCTCCAACGTCGACCAGCTGGTGGTCGTCGCGGCCCTCGCCGACCCCGAGCCGCGCCCCCGGCTCATCGACCGCGCGATCGTGGCGGCGTACGACGCAGGGATGGATCCGCTGCTCTGCCTCACCAAGCCGGACCTCGCCGACCCCGAGACGCTGCTGGAGATCTACCGCCCGCTCGACGTGCCGTGGGTGGTGACCCGCGCCGGCACCGAGCTCAGCGACCTGCGCGAGCGCCTGGCCGGCCGCACGAGCGTGCTCATCGGCCACAGCGGCGTCGGCAAGTCGACCCTGGTCAACGGTCTGGTGCCTGGCGCGGCCCGCTCGACGGGGCACGTCAACGCCGTCACCGGCCGCGGCCGGCACACCTCGACGTCGGCGATCATGCTGGAGCTGCCCGGCGGTGACGGGTGGATCGTCGACACCCCCGGCATCCGGTCGTTCGGCCTCGCCCACGTCGACGCCGAGCGGCTCATCGACTTCTTCCCGGACCTCGAGGTCCACACGGATGCCTGCTCCCGCGGTTGTGGGCACGGGTACGACGCCCCGGAGTGCGGCCTCGACGAGGCGCTGGCCGCGGGTGACACCACGCCAGGGCGGGTCGACTCGTTCCGGCGGCTGCTCGCGAGCCGCGAACGCGCCGAGGGGGACTGAGCATCCGGGCGTGTCGGCCGCTACGGTGACCCGCATGGCCTCTGGTGACCGTGCTCCGGACTACACCGACGACCTGCGCCTCGCGCACGTCCTGGCCGACGACGCGGACTCCCTGACCGGTCACCGGTTCAAGGCACTCGACCTGCACGTCGCCCGCAAGCCCGACCTCACACCGGTCACCGACGCCGACCGCGCCGTCGAGGAGGGGATCCGCCGTACTCTCTCCCGCGCCCGGCCGCGGGACGCCGTCACCGGCGAGGAGCACGGCACGACCGGCAGCGGCTCGCGCCGCTGGATCGTGGACCCGATCGACGGGACCAAGAACTTCGTGCGGGGCGTGCCCGTCTGGGCGACGCTGATCGCGCTGGCCGTCGACGACGAGGTCGTCGTCGGTGTCGTCTCGGCTCCGCAGCTCAACCGGCGCTGGTGGGCGTCGAAGGGTGGGGGGGCGTGGACCGGCCGCTCGTTGCTGCGCGCCACGGCCTGCCGCGTCTCCGACGTCGACGACCTCGCCGACGCGTCGTTCTCCTACTCCTCCCTCACCGGGTGGGAGCAGGCCGGACAGCTGCAGGACTTCCTCGCGCTGAGCCGGCGCTGCTGGCGGACCCGGGCGTACGGCGACTTCTGGTCCTACATGCTCGTGGCCGAGGGTGCGGTCGACATCGCCGCGGAGCCCGAGCTGGAGACCTACGACATGGCGGCGCTCGACGTGATCGTGCGCGAGGCCGGGGGGACGTTCACCTCCCTGGCGGGCACGCCGGGGCCGTGGGGCGGCAACGCAGTGGCGACCAACGGCCGGTTGCACGACCAGGCGCTCTCCTACCTCGGCGCGGTGCCGGACGGAGACGACCCCGACGTCGTACGCCCCGAGCAGGGTGTGTTGCACGACCTCTCGGCACGTCGGCGCAGGTCCGAGGACCAGTAGGCGGCCAGCCCCTTCTCAGTTCCGGTTTGCGTGGGTACCGTCGGAATCTGCCGACCAGCGAGGTGTCCCATGCGCATCCACGACGTGCTCCAAGCCAAGGCGATCT
The nucleotide sequence above comes from Nocardioides massiliensis. Encoded proteins:
- the aroA gene encoding 3-phosphoshikimate 1-carboxyvinyltransferase; the encoded protein is MTPADHRDTWPAPYAAAPVVADVRLPGSKSLTNRALVLAALADRPSVLRAALHSRDTQLMAAALTALGAEVDSAGADWTVTPGAWRGDVDVDCGLAGTVMRFVPALAALSSGPVRFDGDPHARTRPMGAVLGGLRDLGVDVDDDRRGTLPFVVHGTGAVKGGSVTIDASSSSQFVSALLLAAPAYDEGVDVRHEGGPLPSLPHIDMTVACLRERGVEVDDSEPARWRVAPGPVTALDTVIEPDLSNAGPFLALAAATRGSVLVRDWPATTTQAGDAWRDLLVQLGAEVSVEADGLRVTGRELHGIDVNLHDVGELTPVVAALCALADSPSVLRGVAHIRGHETDRLKALATEINRLGGEVTETDDGLRIRPARLHGGTFRTYADHRMAHAAVVLGAAVPDVRVEDIATTSKTFPDFAGTWAGMFA
- the rsgA gene encoding ribosome small subunit-dependent GTPase A, which codes for MSPRFDAHDPESYERPRRRTRPRTKDRPSYDDAVPARVTTVDRGRYTCLLDDGTVVTAMKARPLGRKAVVVGDRVRLVADTTGAEGTLARIALVDERTTVLRRSADDDDPVERVIVSNVDQLVVVAALADPEPRPRLIDRAIVAAYDAGMDPLLCLTKPDLADPETLLEIYRPLDVPWVVTRAGTELSDLRERLAGRTSVLIGHSGVGKSTLVNGLVPGAARSTGHVNAVTGRGRHTSTSAIMLELPGGDGWIVDTPGIRSFGLAHVDAERLIDFFPDLEVHTDACSRGCGHGYDAPECGLDEALAAGDTTPGRVDSFRRLLASRERAEGD
- the hisN gene encoding histidinol-phosphatase, giving the protein MASGDRAPDYTDDLRLAHVLADDADSLTGHRFKALDLHVARKPDLTPVTDADRAVEEGIRRTLSRARPRDAVTGEEHGTTGSGSRRWIVDPIDGTKNFVRGVPVWATLIALAVDDEVVVGVVSAPQLNRRWWASKGGGAWTGRSLLRATACRVSDVDDLADASFSYSSLTGWEQAGQLQDFLALSRRCWRTRAYGDFWSYMLVAEGAVDIAAEPELETYDMAALDVIVREAGGTFTSLAGTPGPWGGNAVATNGRLHDQALSYLGAVPDGDDPDVVRPEQGVLHDLSARRRRSEDQ